In Nitrospira sp., one genomic interval encodes:
- a CDS encoding tyrosine-type recombinase/integrase, producing MGLVKRNNIWWMSFTYEGRQVRRSTETSDKKLAEAILSKIRVQIVEGKYFEKPKEDPYTFSQLMDRYLKDHASRRAHYRRYVNMVTNVKAFFGNPKLSLITPKTIVAFKAKRYADGVMPATINRELAMLKKAFNLACREWEWAKDNPVCRVSMEKEQNSRDRWLTEQEEARLLMAAPAWIREVVTFAVNTGMRRGEILALTWAGVDFSRRTVTVFKSKNGERRTIPVNQTVLELLSHKYEQSRGLRGIETRVVFCSEASTELDGSNLRRGFTAALKAAQIEDLHFHDLRHTFATRLVQAGVDLYKVQRLLGHKSPSMTQRYAHHYPESLRDGVEILDRGKTFSTNLAQRPFAPTAAM from the coding sequence ATGGGGCTCGTTAAACGGAACAATATTTGGTGGATGTCATTTACGTATGAAGGGCGGCAAGTGCGGCGATCGACCGAAACCTCGGATAAGAAGCTGGCCGAAGCCATCCTGAGCAAGATCCGAGTGCAGATTGTCGAGGGGAAATATTTCGAAAAGCCGAAAGAAGATCCCTACACCTTTTCCCAGTTAATGGACCGGTATCTGAAGGATCATGCGAGTCGGCGGGCCCACTACCGGCGCTATGTGAACATGGTGACGAATGTGAAAGCCTTCTTCGGCAATCCGAAACTTTCGCTGATTACGCCGAAGACCATCGTGGCCTTCAAAGCCAAGCGCTATGCCGATGGAGTCATGCCGGCCACCATTAATCGAGAGCTCGCCATGCTGAAAAAGGCCTTCAATCTGGCCTGCCGCGAATGGGAATGGGCCAAGGACAATCCGGTCTGCCGGGTGTCGATGGAGAAAGAGCAAAACTCCCGGGACCGCTGGCTGACCGAACAAGAGGAAGCACGGCTGCTGATGGCTGCGCCTGCATGGATTCGAGAAGTCGTCACCTTCGCCGTCAATACCGGCATGCGCCGGGGAGAAATTCTGGCTCTTACATGGGCGGGAGTAGACTTTTCCCGACGAACCGTGACGGTGTTCAAGTCCAAGAACGGGGAACGGCGGACGATTCCCGTCAACCAAACCGTACTGGAACTGCTCTCTCACAAATATGAGCAGAGCCGTGGGCTACGGGGAATTGAAACCCGGGTTGTGTTCTGCAGCGAAGCCAGTACCGAGTTGGATGGCAGCAACCTTCGACGAGGTTTTACGGCGGCCTTGAAGGCGGCACAGATTGAGGATCTTCATTTCCACGATCTGCGCCATACCTTTGCCACACGGCTGGTCCAAGCCGGGGTCGACTTGTACAAAGTCCAGCGGCTGCTCGGGCACAAATCTCCGAGCATGACCCAACGCTATGCGCATCACTATCCGGAAAGTTTGCGGGATGGGGTGGAGATTTTGGACCGGGGAAAGACGTTTAGCACAAATTTAGCACAGCGACCATTTGCGCCAACGGCGGCAATGTAA
- a CDS encoding helix-turn-helix domain-containing protein: protein MYLHMLTVKELSAWLNIKESTLYLWVSKNKIPCRRIHGLVRFEPEAIQTWLDSFSHASPQKPPRSSRQSSEDVDHLIAAAKHAAYTSRHGETITPSPRTKEEQHGAR, encoded by the coding sequence GTGTATCTGCACATGCTCACCGTCAAAGAACTCTCCGCTTGGCTCAACATCAAAGAATCCACGCTCTACCTCTGGGTTTCAAAGAATAAAATCCCTTGCCGTCGCATTCATGGCCTCGTCCGCTTCGAACCTGAGGCGATCCAGACCTGGCTGGACAGCTTTTCCCACGCCTCCCCCCAAAAGCCTCCTCGGTCTTCCCGGCAGAGCTCTGAGGACGTAGACCACCTGATTGCGGCCGCCAAACATGCCGCCTATACTTCCCGCCACGGGGAAACCATCACACCGAGCCCACGCACGAAGGAGGAGCAGCATGGGGCTCGTTAA
- a CDS encoding replication initiation factor domain-containing protein has translation MDSSFTLTIDWLAFTVLASNPQETMKVLGGDWSKAKGGFRGYPLSWMRVDGLRGVGKLGTNAPRRPNEIHVDLSGGLASALTRDQIRTLLQWVHKQQGHVTRIDCALDDRAGTVSVSTIREAVAAGQCVTRAAQMRHIVSNLTHGTGATTGETMYFGSPQSQTLLRIYDKRLELQSKGQDNYQDYGTRWELELKKDRAEQCARALATLDEADWKELVIGLLRSYVDFRQIPKDAEDEERYRAPVLEWYALLTEGFQKGRLAQEKQVQTLQNVKRWVSDTLTPMLAVICATPGGEEWLLNEIVRGIARWKDRHRNLLKQSPNRFHRSAGGHAGSPC, from the coding sequence ATGGATTCTAGCTTCACCCTCACCATCGACTGGCTGGCGTTTACGGTCCTGGCCAGCAATCCCCAAGAGACTATGAAGGTGCTTGGCGGGGACTGGAGTAAGGCCAAGGGCGGCTTCCGAGGCTATCCCTTGTCCTGGATGCGGGTGGACGGGCTGCGCGGCGTCGGCAAACTGGGCACGAATGCGCCTCGGCGTCCGAATGAAATCCATGTGGATCTGTCGGGCGGCCTCGCGTCCGCCCTGACACGGGATCAGATCCGAACTCTGTTGCAATGGGTACATAAGCAGCAAGGGCACGTCACGCGCATTGATTGCGCGCTCGATGACCGAGCGGGCACGGTCTCGGTCAGCACGATTCGAGAGGCCGTTGCTGCCGGGCAATGTGTGACTCGTGCCGCTCAGATGCGGCATATCGTCTCGAACCTGACGCATGGGACCGGAGCGACGACCGGGGAGACAATGTACTTCGGCAGTCCGCAGAGTCAGACCCTGTTGCGCATCTATGACAAACGGCTCGAACTCCAAAGCAAGGGGCAGGACAACTACCAGGACTATGGGACACGGTGGGAACTAGAGCTCAAGAAAGATCGGGCCGAACAGTGTGCCCGAGCATTGGCCACGTTAGACGAAGCCGATTGGAAGGAGTTGGTCATCGGCTTACTGCGATCATATGTGGACTTCCGGCAGATCCCGAAGGATGCCGAGGATGAAGAACGCTACCGCGCTCCAGTCTTGGAGTGGTACGCCCTCCTGACAGAGGGATTTCAGAAAGGGCGATTGGCCCAGGAGAAGCAGGTGCAGACCCTGCAGAACGTAAAACGATGGGTGAGTGACACCCTGACGCCGATGTTGGCGGTCATTTGTGCCACCCCTGGAGGGGAAGAATGGCTACTAAACGAAATTGTCAGGGGCATTGCTCGGTGGAAAGACCGACACCGCAATTTGCTCAAGCAATCACCCAATCGGTTTCACCGGTCTGCCGGCGGTCACGCGGGCAGCCCATGTTAG
- a CDS encoding GGDEF domain-containing protein, translating into MMNIKKEEIALEARSQFSKRSADLARRGFVTPQATISLHHERAMFTMSRRIEQALESINQLLASGHGLPFAETLSDDLKELVRSWVTDSWCKQEIDQYGSLPNEQRAQYEGDLFQKRAIAISKVNLQIDLISDKARTQIAVTGPLKELEQKFKILLSAAQAKVDFELWVTDLGADAKVAVLFIDIDHFKQFNTKYTETRVDETLLPGAMKLIMQLSHHRGGAYRHGGEEFLVILPNVDRDEANNFAEKLRSAFERTSFQVQGNSENMTVSIGIAMYPQHGQTYGDVLQQANLAKALAKTRRNYCSMSQ; encoded by the coding sequence ATGATGAACATTAAAAAGGAAGAAATTGCACTGGAAGCACGCTCGCAATTTTCTAAGCGCAGTGCGGATTTGGCAAGAAGGGGATTTGTGACACCTCAGGCTACAATCTCGCTTCATCACGAACGGGCCATGTTCACTATGTCCAGACGAATTGAACAGGCATTAGAATCCATAAACCAACTTCTTGCGAGCGGTCACGGGCTGCCGTTTGCTGAGACCTTAAGCGACGATTTGAAAGAATTGGTCCGATCTTGGGTGACAGACAGCTGGTGCAAGCAAGAAATTGATCAGTATGGTTCTCTCCCCAATGAACAAAGGGCTCAATATGAAGGAGATCTCTTTCAAAAACGCGCCATTGCTATCAGCAAAGTAAACCTTCAAATTGATTTGATATCAGATAAAGCAAGAACTCAGATCGCGGTGACTGGTCCGCTCAAGGAACTTGAGCAGAAATTTAAAATACTTTTGAGTGCGGCACAGGCAAAAGTGGATTTTGAATTGTGGGTCACTGATTTGGGCGCTGATGCAAAAGTCGCGGTCCTTTTTATTGACATTGATCACTTTAAGCAATTTAACACTAAGTACACAGAAACTCGTGTAGATGAAACTCTTCTTCCGGGTGCCATGAAGCTCATCATGCAGTTATCTCATCATCGTGGTGGAGCGTATAGGCATGGCGGAGAAGAATTTCTCGTGATACTGCCTAATGTTGACAGAGATGAAGCCAATAATTTTGCAGAAAAGCTGCGCTCGGCATTTGAAAGAACTTCTTTTCAAGTGCAGGGAAATAGCGAAAATATGACAGTATCAATTGGCATCGCTATGTATCCTCAGCATGGCCAAACCTATGGCGACGTCTTGCAACAAGCAAACCTAGCGAAAGCCCTTGCAAAGACGAGAAGGAATTACTGTTCAATGAGTCAGTAA